A window of the Rhizobium sp. CB3090 genome harbors these coding sequences:
- a CDS encoding aldehyde dehydrogenase family protein encodes MNTHVQTQSSSTPLESPFSKHTTSHLSAEMDVFEPATGAVLLRAPCATTADAAQAIELASASQRAWAGTSFEARAAIMRRAAQIYQERQADFVNWTVRESGSTAIKTGWEIDAAGEHISMAAALPMQPLGELFPSSMPGRTNIWRRVPVGVVGVITPWNFPVLLALRSVAPALALGNSVLLKPDAQTSVSGGLMLAEVFRDAGLPDGVFQVLPGGADIGSLLVEDPRVNMVSFTGSTAVGKRIGETCGRLLKKFSLELGGNNALVILDDADVEKAASSGAWGAYLHQGQICMQTGRHLVHRSIAQKYIELLSSRAKKLRIGDPTKEGVEIGPLINQKQLDRLSGIVDRSVAQGAKIVTGGERKGLFFEPTVLADVQPSSEAFVEELFGPVAPVTIFDTDEEAAALVNLSPYGLSTAIHTKSIGRGMRMAELIKVGMVHINDQTVNNEFQVPFGGRGCSGNGGRTGGPINLEEFTETQWVSFTDSPIEYPF; translated from the coding sequence ATGAATACTCATGTTCAGACGCAATCCAGCTCCACACCCTTAGAGAGCCCGTTCTCCAAGCACACCACGTCGCATCTCAGCGCCGAGATGGACGTGTTCGAACCGGCGACGGGGGCTGTGCTGCTGCGTGCCCCATGCGCCACCACTGCCGATGCCGCCCAGGCGATTGAGCTCGCAAGCGCGAGCCAGAGAGCATGGGCCGGCACCTCATTCGAGGCTCGCGCTGCGATCATGCGTCGCGCCGCTCAAATCTATCAGGAGCGGCAGGCCGATTTCGTCAACTGGACGGTGCGCGAAAGCGGATCCACGGCAATCAAGACAGGCTGGGAGATCGACGCGGCTGGCGAGCACATTTCCATGGCCGCCGCATTGCCCATGCAGCCGCTTGGCGAACTGTTTCCGTCCTCGATGCCCGGTCGCACCAACATCTGGCGCCGCGTTCCCGTCGGCGTGGTCGGTGTCATCACCCCGTGGAATTTTCCAGTCCTTCTGGCACTGCGGTCGGTGGCGCCGGCCCTTGCGCTCGGCAACAGCGTCCTCCTGAAGCCGGACGCCCAAACCAGCGTTTCGGGCGGGTTGATGCTGGCCGAGGTGTTCCGCGACGCCGGCCTGCCCGACGGCGTTTTCCAGGTCCTGCCCGGCGGTGCTGATATCGGCTCCCTGCTCGTGGAGGATCCCCGCGTTAACATGGTCTCCTTCACTGGCTCCACGGCGGTCGGCAAGCGCATCGGCGAGACCTGCGGGCGCCTTCTGAAAAAGTTCTCACTGGAGCTGGGCGGCAACAACGCACTTGTCATCCTGGACGATGCCGACGTGGAAAAGGCTGCGTCGAGCGGCGCCTGGGGAGCCTATCTCCACCAGGGGCAGATATGCATGCAGACGGGCCGTCATCTCGTCCACCGTTCGATCGCTCAAAAATACATCGAACTCCTGTCTTCGCGCGCAAAGAAGCTTCGCATAGGCGATCCAACCAAGGAGGGTGTGGAAATCGGCCCGCTGATCAATCAGAAGCAGCTCGACCGGCTGAGCGGGATCGTCGACCGTTCCGTCGCCCAAGGTGCGAAGATCGTCACCGGCGGCGAGCGGAAGGGGCTGTTTTTTGAACCGACCGTATTGGCGGATGTCCAACCCAGTTCGGAGGCCTTCGTTGAAGAGCTGTTCGGACCCGTCGCCCCGGTGACGATATTCGATACGGACGAGGAAGCCGCGGCCCTCGTCAACCTTTCGCCGTACGGCCTTTCAACGGCGATCCATACCAAGTCGATCGGTCGCGGCATGCGAATGGCCGAATTGATCAAGGTCGGCATGGTCCATATCAACGACCAGACCGTCAACAATGAGTTCCAGGTGCCGTTCGGCGGCCGGGGTTGCTCGGGTAACGGCGGACGCACCGGCGGACCTATCAATCTCGAGGAATTCACCGAGACGCAATGGGTCAGTTTTACGGACTCGCCTATCGAGTATCCGTTCTGA